From a single Theropithecus gelada isolate Dixy chromosome 8, Tgel_1.0, whole genome shotgun sequence genomic region:
- the ADAMDEC1 gene encoding ADAM DEC1 isoform X2: MILNGEEIILSLQKSKHLLGPDYTETLYSPRGEEITTKPENMEHCYYKGNILNEKNSVASISTCDGLRGYFTHHHQRYLIKPLKSTDEKEHAIFTSNQEEQDPANYTCGVRSTGGKQGPIRISRSLKSPEQEDFLRAQKYIDLYLVLDNAFYKNYNENLTLIRSFVFDVMNLLNVIYNTIDVQVALVGMEIWSDGDKIKVVPSGSTTFNNFLRWHSSNLREKIHDHAQLLSGISFNNRRVGLAASNSLCSPSSIAVIEAKKKNSVALVAVMSHELGHVLGMPDVPFDTKCPSGSCVMNQYLSSKFPKDFSTSCRAHFERYLLSQKPKCLLQAPIPTNIMTTPVCGNHLLEVGEDCDCGSPKECTNLCCEALKCKLKPGTDCGGDAPNHTTE, from the exons ATGATCTTAAATGGAGAAGAAATCATTCTCTCCCTACAAAAATCCAA GCATCTCCTGGGGCCAGACTATACTGAAACACTGTACTCACCCAGAGGAGAGGAAATCACCACGAAGCCTGAGAACATG GAACACTGTTACTATAAAGGAAACATCCTAAATGAAAAGAATTCTGTTGCCAGCATTAGTACTTGCGACGGGTTGAG AGGATACTTCACACATCATCATCAAAGATACCTGATAAAACCTCTGAAAagcacagatgagaaagaacatgCCATCTTTACATCTAACCAGGAGGAACAAGACCCAGCTAACTACACATGTGGTGTGAGGAGCACTGGCGGGAAACAAGGCCCAATTCGAATCTCTAGATCACTCAAAAGCCCAGAG CAAGAAGACTTTCTTCGGGCACAGAAATACATTGATCTCTATTTGGTGCTGGATAATGCCTTT TATAAGAACTATAATGAGAATCTAACTCTGATAAGAAGCTTTGTGTTTGATGTGATGAACCTACTCAATGTG ATTTATAACACCATAGATGTTCAAGTGGCCTTGGTAGGTATGGAAATCTGGTCTGACGGTGATAAGATAAAGGTGGTGCCCAGCGGAAGTACCACGTTTAACAACTTCCTGAGATGGCACAGTTCCAACCTGAGGGAAAAGATCCACGACCATGCTCAGCTCCTCAG CGGGATTAGCTTCAACAATCGACGCGTGGGACTGGCAGCTTCAAATTCCTTGTGTTCCCCATCTTCGATTGCTGTTATTGAG gctaaaaaaaagaatagtgtgGCTCTTGTAGCAGTGATGTCACATGAGCTGGGCCATGTCCTTGGTATGCCTGATGTTCCATTCGACACCAAGTGTCCCTCTGGCAGTTGTGTGATGAATCAGTATCTGAG TTCAAAATTCCCAAAGGATTTCAGTACGTCTTGCCGCGCACATTTTGAAAGATACCTTTTATCTCAGAAACCAAAGTGCCTGCTGCAAGCACCTATTCCTACAAATATAATGACAACACCAGTGTGTGGGAACCACCTTCTGGAAGTGGGAGAAGATTGTGATTGTGGCTCTCCTAAG GAATGTACCAACCTCTGCTGCGAAGCCCTAAAGTGTAAACTGAAGCCTGGAACTGATTGTGGAGGAGACGCTCCAAACCATACCAC AGAGTGA
- the ADAMDEC1 gene encoding ADAM DEC1 isoform X1 has translation MLCGTSQLPAVATMSWVLLPILWLIVQTQAIAIKQTPELTLHEIVRPIKLHILHKREIASNQTEKHGKEERYEPEVQYQMILNGEEIILSLQKSKHLLGPDYTETLYSPRGEEITTKPENMEHCYYKGNILNEKNSVASISTCDGLRGYFTHHHQRYLIKPLKSTDEKEHAIFTSNQEEQDPANYTCGVRSTGGKQGPIRISRSLKSPEQEDFLRAQKYIDLYLVLDNAFYKNYNENLTLIRSFVFDVMNLLNVIYNTIDVQVALVGMEIWSDGDKIKVVPSGSTTFNNFLRWHSSNLREKIHDHAQLLSGISFNNRRVGLAASNSLCSPSSIAVIEAKKKNSVALVAVMSHELGHVLGMPDVPFDTKCPSGSCVMNQYLSSKFPKDFSTSCRAHFERYLLSQKPKCLLQAPIPTNIMTTPVCGNHLLEVGEDCDCGSPKECTNLCCEALKCKLKPGTDCGGDAPNHTTE, from the exons caATAGCCATAAAGCAAACACCTGAATTAACGCTCCATGAAATAGTTCGTCCTATAAAACTTCACATTTTACACAAAAGAGAGATCGCGAGCAACCAGACAGAAAAGCATGGCAAAGAG GAAAGGTATGAACCCGAAGTTCAATATCAGATGATCTTAAATGGAGAAGAAATCATTCTCTCCCTACAAAAATCCAA GCATCTCCTGGGGCCAGACTATACTGAAACACTGTACTCACCCAGAGGAGAGGAAATCACCACGAAGCCTGAGAACATG GAACACTGTTACTATAAAGGAAACATCCTAAATGAAAAGAATTCTGTTGCCAGCATTAGTACTTGCGACGGGTTGAG AGGATACTTCACACATCATCATCAAAGATACCTGATAAAACCTCTGAAAagcacagatgagaaagaacatgCCATCTTTACATCTAACCAGGAGGAACAAGACCCAGCTAACTACACATGTGGTGTGAGGAGCACTGGCGGGAAACAAGGCCCAATTCGAATCTCTAGATCACTCAAAAGCCCAGAG CAAGAAGACTTTCTTCGGGCACAGAAATACATTGATCTCTATTTGGTGCTGGATAATGCCTTT TATAAGAACTATAATGAGAATCTAACTCTGATAAGAAGCTTTGTGTTTGATGTGATGAACCTACTCAATGTG ATTTATAACACCATAGATGTTCAAGTGGCCTTGGTAGGTATGGAAATCTGGTCTGACGGTGATAAGATAAAGGTGGTGCCCAGCGGAAGTACCACGTTTAACAACTTCCTGAGATGGCACAGTTCCAACCTGAGGGAAAAGATCCACGACCATGCTCAGCTCCTCAG CGGGATTAGCTTCAACAATCGACGCGTGGGACTGGCAGCTTCAAATTCCTTGTGTTCCCCATCTTCGATTGCTGTTATTGAG gctaaaaaaaagaatagtgtgGCTCTTGTAGCAGTGATGTCACATGAGCTGGGCCATGTCCTTGGTATGCCTGATGTTCCATTCGACACCAAGTGTCCCTCTGGCAGTTGTGTGATGAATCAGTATCTGAG TTCAAAATTCCCAAAGGATTTCAGTACGTCTTGCCGCGCACATTTTGAAAGATACCTTTTATCTCAGAAACCAAAGTGCCTGCTGCAAGCACCTATTCCTACAAATATAATGACAACACCAGTGTGTGGGAACCACCTTCTGGAAGTGGGAGAAGATTGTGATTGTGGCTCTCCTAAG GAATGTACCAACCTCTGCTGCGAAGCCCTAAAGTGTAAACTGAAGCCTGGAACTGATTGTGGAGGAGACGCTCCAAACCATACCAC AGAGTGA